The Notolabrus celidotus isolate fNotCel1 unplaced genomic scaffold, fNotCel1.pri scaffold_89A_arrow_ctg1, whole genome shotgun sequence genome segment tgaaTCAATGCAtacatccatgcatccatgcatccatgcatccatccatccatacaccCATACACCCATACATCCATACacccatacatccatccatccatgcatccatgaaTCAATGCAtacatccatgcatccatccatccatccatccatccatccatacacccatacatccatccatccatccatgcatccatccatccatccatccatgcatccatccatccatccatccatacatccatcacatccatacatccatccatgcatccatccatccatccatccatacatccatccatccatacatccatccacacatccatacatccatccatacatccatatgTTATACTTTTACTCTGTAACAACATTAATGCTGATTCACAGCAAAGTAAGTGAAGTTATATTTCTTAAGTtacctttgttttttcttcgaCTGTCAACTTCAGGATAATGTTGTTTGGGTCGGCTGCATCCTCCCCACCTGAAACTGAGAGAAAATAGCAAATAGCAAAGTGTCAACTGTGTCCCAGTTATCAACAAAGTTGTTAAATCATAAGATCTCTTACCCATATCCATCTTGTGATATGTGACAGCAGAATACAGAGCGTAGTCCAGATCAGGATCACTTTCCCCTCTTGAGACTGAAACATTCAGAGAGACATTCATCAAAAAACAACGTCCTGGAAGTTTATAGTCAGGCTAACATGTCAACATACAGGATAGCCTTGTGTTTGGATGCAAGTGTGACATATTAAAGATGAAAATATTATTCTGGCTTTAAAACAACTTGTCTCTCATAAGTAGGATAAGGACTCCTGACATTTTTTGGACCCTGGACTGTTTGTCTGAACTTTGAGCTCATCCTCCTCAAAATAATgccaataataacaataataactcaGCATAATGTCTGGATTTAATGATCTGTATAATCTTTGTGTGAGGGGGAACCTCTGGAggaaagacaagaagaaaaatatccacatttagaatattttaaaagaagctGACTTCAGTTCAGGTCTTTAGAAATGACcaggatgaagagcagaggtGTTATGAAGGCACGGAAATAAGAAGAAgatatttcaaaagaaaataagacaaaagTTTTCACATAGTTTTGTCTGCACTCAAGACTCCAAGAAACTATGTTTGAACAGAAAGGAATTTGCAACACAAATGATGGTTGATTGCTTTGATTTACCTTTGTGTTTCAGGCAAAGGAATAGTCCCATCCCCAGAAGAAGTGTGACTACCAGTGGAACACTGACAACAGTCCAGTGTTCCACAGCAGTCCACAGCAGGGTGGGAGGATCAGAGGACGGTCTGTCGGGGGGTTGAATCTGGTCACTGgatatgtttgatttttttaaaacaccaaGCCAGCTCTCTGGTGAAGCTCCAGCTCCAGGGATTATGCACTTGTAGAGCCCTTCATCAGACTTTGAGACATTTTTAATGGTGATTGTATCCCCACACATGGTCTCGAGATGGAcaccatctttaaaaaaaactgcattatgTTTTGATTGTGAGAGCTTATTTCTACACTGAAGAATCAAATCATGTCCCTCCATCACAGGAGTAGCAGGAACGTCCAGGATCACAGGTCCAGCTggaaaatatgataaaaaaaagtgtttcaagATTCAATTCTGTATCAGTATTTATAACCAAATACATTGTTGCTTTTGACAGTGTCTGGTACTTAAACTTTTCCTGCAAGAACCAACAAATTTAAACAAATTCAGAATCAAGATGTCTTATAAAGTGAGATATACATTTATGGATTAATATTCCACAGTAGAAATGATATCAtccattctctctctctacatttaCACCATGGtagtgtctgtctgtcagtaaaACATGATGAACAGTATGGCTCTATAGTTTAT includes the following:
- the LOC117809948 gene encoding uncharacterized protein LOC117809948; protein product: MEVTSLCIRLLMGVLVLLVAQIDHGYFAQTADFPRVSPDRKQFFEYETVHISCEDFNEVSEWRVMQKLHKKHPQNNSDCSLPAPSCTIYPAFEAHSGGYWCEDLEGNTSRSINISVTAGPVILDVPATPVMEGHDLILQCRNKLSQSKHNAVFFKDGVHLETMCGDTITIKNVSKSDEGLYKCIIPGAGASPESWLGVLKKSNISSDQIQPPDRPSSDPPTLLWTAVEHWTVVSVPLVVTLLLGMGLFLCLKHKVSRGESDPDLDYALYSAVTYHKMDMVSGGEDAADPNNIILKLTVEEKTKAICMKLMEKDKHVFICV